CATACTTGGATACGCCGTCAGAGTCACGATTGAGATCAAGTATTCTAACTTTGTATCTCTCTCCTATATTCATTTTTTCTCCTCAATTTATAACGATTTATCTTTTATGTATTTTTTATACTTCCATCTTGTGGCAACCCGGGATTTTGAGCTCCAACTAAAACACACTCAATAATCCCGGTATCTACCACTTAATCAAATATTTATTTTATACTGTCTCTATTAATTGGCATTGACATACATCTTGGGCCGCCTCTACCCCTTGATAATTCCCCTGCCTTAATGGTATGAAGTTTTACACCGTTTTTATCCAATAATTCATTTATTACAGTGTTTCTCTCATAGACTATTACTTCTCTAGGTGCGATGGCAAGTGTATTGTATCCATCACTCCACTGCTCTCTGTCAGCGTCCAGGATTCCTCTTTTTCCCTGTCTAATCATAGTTATTTCGTCTATGCCCAGCTTATCTTCTAAAGCTGATTTAAGATCTGTATTTAAAAGTTTTGTATTTATTTCGTTATTTTTATATGTTAATTCATATATCTCAAGATTTTCTTCCATTCCCGGATATACTGTAAACAAATCTTTATCAACCATGGTAAATACAGTATCCAAGTGCATGCATGCCCTTCTTCTAGGAAGAACAAAACAAAGAATTCTTTCAAATCCTTGATCAGAACTTAGAATATTTTTAGCAAAGATTTCTATAGCTCTCGGTTCAGTTCTCTGAGAGATTCCGACTGCAAGTACCTTGTCTGACAAGATAACAATATCTCCGCCCTCAAGGCTGTATTTCTTGTCTTTTTCGTACCAGAACTGAGGACGATTTTTCCCAAATACCGGATGATGTTTAAATACCAAGTCGCCAAAAATAGTTTCTCTCTGTCTTACATTACTCCACATACTGTTCATGCATATACCGTTACCTATTAATGCAAAAGTATCTCTGGTGAAGTATAGGTTAGGCATTGGCAGTGTAACAAAAATATCTGTTAGACTCACCATTTCTTGTAATCCTTTTCCTTGGAAAACCGGAAGCTCATCTTTTCTAATTCCCTCTACCATTTTAGCAACAAGTTCATTATTGTCTTTGATATTATTTAGTAAATCTTCTACTAATTCTATCTCTCTAGGACCTCTAATATTCGCTTCATTTATAAACTCAGATATAAACTGATTTCTTATCTCATCGTTTATCAGCGACTCACTCACCAAGTCTTCTATATAGAAAACCTCTACACCATTGTCTCTTAATACTTGAGCAAAACCGTCATGCTCTTTTTGAGCTTGCTCCATGTAAGGGATTTCATCAAATAGTAAATCCTGCATAAGATCAGGGACGATATTTAAAAGTTCTCTTCCCGGTCTATGAAGAATTATTGAGTTCAACTTACCGATTTCTGAAAAAACATTAATTTTACTGTTCAAAGCTTTCCTCCATTAACTAATTTTTGCTGAATATATAATCTACTTCTTCCAGCATTGAAATTATATTTAAATCATATGGACATCTGGATTCGCATTCACCACATTTTATACAGTCTCCTGCATTGGGGTCAAACGAATTGTATCTCTCAGTTGCCCATTCTTTTAGATTATATCTTGTATAATATCCTTCCATAAGGAAATTCGTAGGAATATCTATACCAACCGGACAAGGTGCACAATAACCGCATCTTCTACAAAAATGGCTGCCAAGATCTTCTACTTCTTCTTGAAGAACTGCTCTTTCCTTTTCATTTAACGGGATAAACTCTTCTCCTACGGAAGCGTTTTGCCTAACTTGTTGAACAGAATCCATTCCCGGTATAAGAGATGTAATAAAATCTTGTTCAAAAGCAAACCTTAAAGCAAGATTTTTATTTATTATTGCACCACCTGCAAGAGGCTTCATAATAATAACGCCCATGTCTTTTTCGCTAGCGAGTCTTAGATACTCTTCAGCTTGTCTTTCGACTGCATTGTAAGGAAACTGAATCGTTTCAAAAAGTCCTGATTCAATTATCTTAGGTAACAATCTTTATTATGGCTCGTTATTCCAATATGAACTATTAAACCCTTTTCTTTAAGTTCAAGAGCAGCACTATATGCACCGTCTTCACCTATTAGAGTCTCGTACTCTTCTTCAGATTTAACATTGTGAAACTGAAATAAATCTACGCTCTCTACACCGAGATTGTTTATACTGATTTTAAACTCCTTATGTAATCCTTCAGAAGTCCTTGCCATACTCTTAGTAGCTAATATGAAATTCTCTCTACCGTGAACTTTCAAAGCTTCGCCAATTAATTCTTCAGAAATAGTATATCCACGAGCAGTATCGACAAAATTGATACCCTTGTTAATCAGCTCACCAAAGATTTCGATTACCTCTTCTTTGTTTTTCCTTTGGATTGGGATTCCTCCAAATCCAATAACAGAAACCATCAAATCGGTACTCCCCAGTCTTCTTTTTTCCATTAATATTCCTCCTTTCTTAATGAATTTTATTTTTTTCTTAACAATATAATGATATTATAAAATGCCGAGTTAGTAAAGTATTTAATCAACAAACTTTTTATTATTCTGTAACATTCTTTAACCACTTCCCTGAAATATATCTTGGAATTAACATTATCATCTTAATTATCTCCTCTATCGATACGAGGACAAATATCATTTCAATAGAAAGCTTAAATACAAAGGTTCCAATTAGTGCAACCGGGATAGCATATATCCAAATAGTAATAAGCTCGTAAATAAGGGGTACCTTTGAATCACCGCCACCTCTAAATACTCCAATTACAAACATTGCATTTATAAACCTGAATAATATGAAAATTCCTCTAATTATAAGTAGATTTACGGAAACATTCTTCAAACCCGGTTCAAGACCAAAGTACAGTAACAATAATTGATTTGGGAATAATATCAAAATTAATCCTGAAACAATACCAAACAAAATCGTAATCTTCATAAACTTTGAGGCATATCTTTTAGTCTTCTCATACTCTTTTGCTCCAATCATCTGCCCGATTATTATGGCAGCAGCTGCACATAGTGAATTGGAAAGAATAAAAAACACATTTTGAATCGTATTGGTTACCTGTATTGCAGCCGCTCCTTGTTTTCCGGTTCTCGCATAAATTGCAGAAAAGAAAAGCTGTGCCAAAGACCAAAGAGTCTCCGCCAAGATAACCGGAGTTGCAATCTTAAGGTAAGTACCAATGCATTTTCTATCAACGCTTTTGGCTATTTTATAGTTAAACTTAAATACTACATCAGGACCTCGAAGAATAATTATCGACAAAACTATCTCTATGATCCTTGCAATAAGTGTCCCTAGGGCTGCACCTGCCACTCCCATCTTTGGAAATCCAAGCTTACCAAAAATAAATATATAATTAAATATAATATTAGCAAAAAAGGATATGACGGAAATAATAACCGGTGACTTTGCATCTCCGGAACTTCTTAAAGCAGTTGTAATACCGAAACTTATACCTGTAATAATAAATGTAAAAATAATTATATTTAAATATATCCCTGCAAGTTCCCTTACTTCACTTTCATGTGAAAATAATAGGAGCAGCTGTTCTTTAAAGATAATAGATCCAAGTGTAAAAATTACTCCAACACTAAAAACAGACACCATCATTATAACAAAATGCCTATTGATATTATCTATATCCTTTTTACCATAGAATTGTGTAATGAAAATGGAGGATCCACTACAAATTCCAAAAACGGTTACCATAAAAAAATACATATACTGGTTTACAAGACCTACTGCAGCAATAGCAGCATCACCCAAGGTTGCAACCATAACAGTATCTGCCATATTTAAAGTGGTAGCAATAATCCCCTGAAACGCAACAGGAAGGACAATTGTAAGTATTAAATTAATAAATTTTTTGTTTTCACTTGTTAGCATTTCTTCACCACTTTTCTTAAAATCAATATCTATTATTACAAAAGGAAAGCCGTTAAGCTTTCCTAAGACTGTTCACAAAGCACATTATAATACTTCTATTTAATTCTTATAAAGTTTTGCTCTTCAGAGCCTCCCTAAGTCAACGGAGTTGACAGCTCACCGGGGGAGTTGGATAGTCGTGAGAGAAGTCGTGAGTTTAAAATATAGCAGTAGAATTCTACGCATTCCTCTTTGTATATCTCTCCCTCAGTCAGCTGAGCTGACAGCTCCCTCGTCAGATGGAGCCGATAAAACATAAAGCGACATCTCTTCGTCGTTACTTCTAAAATCTAACTTCTCACCTCAAATCTCTTACATCTGATTTTTATGTAGGCTTCATGCAAAGAATTCCCAAGAACGAAGTGATTGGCAAGAATTCTACTGCCTT
The sequence above is a segment of the Peptoniphilaceae bacterium AMB_02 genome. Coding sequences within it:
- the arcA gene encoding arginine deiminase codes for the protein MNSKINVFSEIGKLNSIILHRPGRELLNIVPDLMQDLLFDEIPYMEQAQKEHDGFAQVLRDNGVEVFYIEDLVSESLINDEIRNQFISEFINEANIRGPREIELVEDLLNNIKDNNELVAKMVEGIRKDELPVFQGKGLQEMVSLTDIFVTLPMPNLYFTRDTFALIGNGICMNSMWSNVRQRETIFGDLVFKHHPVFGKNRPQFWYEKDKKYSLEGGDIVILSDKVLAVGISQRTEPRAIEIFAKNILSSDQGFERILCFVLPRRRACMHLDTVFTMVDKDLFTVYPGMEENLEIYELTYKNNEINTKLLNTDLKSALEDKLGIDEITMIRQGKRGILDADREQWSDGYNTLAIAPREVIVYERNTVINELLDKNGVKLHTIKAGELSRGRGGPRCMSMPINRDSIK
- a CDS encoding 4Fe-4S dicluster domain-containing protein, producing the protein MLPKIIESGLFETIQFPYNAVERQAEEYLRLASEKDMGVIIMKPLAGGAIINKNLALRFAFEQDFITSLIPGMDSVQQVRQNASVGEEFIPLNEKERAVLQEEVEDLGSHFCRRCGYCAPCPVGIDIPTNFLMEGYYTRYNLKEWATERYNSFDPNAGDCIKCGECESRCPYDLNIISMLEEVDYIFSKN
- a CDS encoding aldo/keto reductase, whose protein sequence is MEKRRLGSTDLMVSVIGFGGIPIQRKNKEEVIEIFGELINKGINFVDTARGYTISEELIGEALKVHGRENFILATKSMARTSEGLHKEFKISINNLGVESVDLFQFHNVKSEEEYETLIGEDGAYSAALELKEKGLIVHIGITSHNKDCYLR
- a CDS encoding MATE family efflux transporter — protein: MLTSENKKFINLILTIVLPVAFQGIIATTLNMADTVMVATLGDAAIAAVGLVNQYMYFFMVTVFGICSGSSIFITQFYGKKDIDNINRHFVIMMVSVFSVGVIFTLGSIIFKEQLLLLFSHESEVRELAGIYLNIIIFTFIITGISFGITTALRSSGDAKSPVIISVISFFANIIFNYIFIFGKLGFPKMGVAGAALGTLIARIIEIVLSIIILRGPDVVFKFNYKIAKSVDRKCIGTYLKIATPVILAETLWSLAQLFFSAIYARTGKQGAAAIQVTNTIQNVFFILSNSLCAAAAIIIGQMIGAKEYEKTKRYASKFMKITILFGIVSGLILILFPNQLLLLYFGLEPGLKNVSVNLLIIRGIFILFRFINAMFVIGVFRGGGDSKVPLIYELITIWIYAIPVALIGTFVFKLSIEMIFVLVSIEEIIKMIMLIPRYISGKWLKNVTE